From the Acidobacteriota bacterium genome, one window contains:
- a CDS encoding spondin domain-containing protein, with amino-acid sequence MRIRRLSTLFAIGLMVAGLSHAQQVGRRAVVVTVQNLAPAGGTYQSPIWIGFHDGGFDLYDLGMASSEALERIAEDGDTAALNALFATMMPDGIQTTVAANGMMPPLAPGQLASRIFELDPSDPNTRYFSFASMVLPSNDTFVGNDSPVAHPIYNDRGRFVAEGFTVAGPGGAIDAGTEANDELPANTAFLGQSVANSGDDELGVVHTASGFNAVGSGGVLDEPQFAHADYTEVRYNLLAFRFHLIDLGGSTTFAGRLSVQQEIPAPIVERRPGGGKIRLQLLSDGDGLSFRIETRSLSGPITGAHLHLAPAGQTGPVVVDLLALRDRDRRRFVGTITPDDVMGVLGDADRPFSALLAELASGAIYVNVHTELNPAGEIRGQLFPGPRGVVRIEAMDDGEGPPLLPGGRIPDDLQNR; translated from the coding sequence AATCTCGCGCCGGCAGGTGGCACGTATCAGAGTCCCATCTGGATTGGTTTCCATGACGGAGGTTTCGATCTCTACGATCTCGGAATGGCCTCGTCCGAGGCCCTTGAACGGATCGCGGAGGACGGCGACACCGCGGCGCTGAACGCCCTTTTCGCGACGATGATGCCCGATGGCATCCAGACGACCGTCGCCGCCAACGGCATGATGCCTCCCCTCGCACCGGGACAACTGGCCAGCCGGATCTTCGAGCTTGATCCCTCAGACCCGAACACTCGCTACTTTAGTTTTGCGTCGATGGTCTTACCGAGTAACGACACGTTCGTCGGCAACGACTCGCCGGTCGCACACCCGATCTACAACGATCGCGGCAGATTCGTGGCAGAGGGATTCACGGTCGCCGGCCCTGGCGGCGCCATCGACGCCGGAACCGAGGCCAACGACGAGCTACCCGCCAACACCGCTTTCCTGGGCCAGAGCGTCGCAAACAGCGGCGACGATGAATTGGGTGTCGTGCACACCGCCTCCGGCTTCAACGCGGTCGGCTCCGGCGGCGTTCTCGACGAACCACAGTTTGCCCACGCGGACTACACCGAGGTCCGCTACAACCTGTTGGCGTTTCGGTTTCATCTGATTGATCTGGGTGGATCCACGACGTTCGCCGGTCGGCTGAGTGTGCAGCAGGAGATCCCTGCCCCGATCGTCGAGCGCCGACCCGGCGGTGGGAAGATCCGACTTCAACTTCTCAGCGATGGCGATGGCCTCAGCTTCCGAATCGAGACGCGGAGCCTGAGCGGGCCGATTACGGGCGCCCATCTTCACCTTGCGCCCGCCGGTCAGACCGGCCCCGTGGTTGTCGATCTCCTCGCGCTCCGCGATCGAGACAGGCGACGGTTTGTCGGGACCATCACGCCCGACGATGTGATGGGCGTACTCGGGGATGCCGATCGTCCCTTCAGCGCGTTGTTGGCAGAGCTTGCGTCCGGGGCGATCTACGTCAACGTGCATACCGAACTCAACCCGGCCGGCGAGATTCGTGGCCAGTTGTTCCCCGGTCCCCGTGGTGTCGTCCGGATCGAGGCCATGGATGATGGCGAGGGACCACCGCTCCTACCCGGTGGAAGGATTCCGGACGATCTCCAGAACCGCTGA